The Gemmatimonadota bacterium DNA window GCCCATGCTCGATTTGTGTTATGCCGAAGATGCTACCGCCGAAGTAGATATGAATATCGTCATGACCGGTCAGGACAACTTTGTCGAGGTACAGGGCACAGCCGAGGGAAATCCCTTCACATTCGACCAGATGCAACACCTCATCGCCCTCGGCCAAAAGGGCATCTCCGAAATCACGCAACTCCAGCGTGATGTTTTGGCGCAATAATAGTCAACCCCATGCCTACCCTCATACTCGCCACCCGCAATCAGGGCAAACGCAGGGAAATCCAGGACATGCTCGGCTCTGATATTCAGGTAATCTCGCTCGATGCGTTTCCCAACGCGCCCGAAGTAATCGAAGACGGCGAAACCTTTGAAGCCAATGCCAAAAAAAAAGCCCGTGAAATTGCAAAATACACGGGCTTGCCTGCTTTGGCCGATGACTCTGGCCTTGTGGTCGATGCCTTAAACGGCGCACCTGGCGTATATTCCGCGCGCTACGCCGGAGGGAATGCCACAGATGAGGCGAATAGTGCCAAACTCATAGAAAATCTGCGCAGAATTCCCGCGAAACAGCGCACCGCACGCTTCTGCTGCGCGATGGCCCTTGCCAAACCCGATGGCCGCGTGCAGACCACCGAAGCTACATGGAAAGGCCGCATCCTCACAACCCCCCGGGGCGAGAATGGCTTTGGTTACGATCCGCTCTTTTTTATTCCCACCCACAACTGCACTTCTGCCGAACTCTCTTCTGACGAAAAAAATCGCATCAGCCACCGGGGCCAGGCTCTGCGTGCCATCTTACCCTGCATTCTCGACCTTTTCAGCGCGTCCATACCATGAATGATCCCAACATTCCCCCCCGACCCAAATGGTGGTATCAGAAACATGGATTTGTTCTCCTCTGTGTCGCTATCTTCATTATTCTCGCAATAATTTTATTGCTCTATGTGCGCGGCATTGATCCCGTCATTGCAGAATTTTATATCTTCCAATAAATACACTCTGGAAAACATAAGGAGCAAATAATGACCGTTGAAGCAAAACCAAATGTCAAACAGGCGATCCCGTTTTTTTCGGTATCAAACATCAAAGCATCTGTTCGCTTCTATGTCGAGGGTCTCGGATTTGAAATGATCCATAAATGGGAACCAGATGGGAGACTTCGCTGGTGCTGGCTCCAATGCGGGGACGCTGCGCTGATGTTACAGGAATTCCGAAAGGAAGGACGCAATTCGTGGGTGCCCGAAGGAAAAGTGGGCGAAGGCGTCTCGATTGTATTCATGTGCGAAGATGCCCTGACGATCTATCGCAGAATCAAACATCGGGGTATCGAGGTATCGAATCCCTTTGTGGGAAACGGAATGTGGGTTGTTTCATTGAACGACCCGGATGGATTTAGTATCTGCTTTGAGAGCGATACAGATGTGCCAGAAGGCACTGAATTTTCAGAGGTCTAAATCCCTGAAATCCAGACGATGCAGATTGATTAACTATTGATACTACTCAGGACATTACCATGCGCTGGGACGACCCCCGACGAAACCCCTATCACGATCCAGAGGCCCGAACTCCGGGATGGCTGCTGTGTCTGATTGCCGTGGGCGTAGCAATAGCGGTAACGGCTATCGGGTGGGTCGTGCTCTATTTAAGAGCCGTATTCAGCGCGCGACCGCTCGGGTGACGCCTCAATACGTAGCCCTGCCACCGCTGACATCATAACACTGCCCGGTCACAAAAGAAGCATCGTCGGATGCGAGAAAATGAACAACAGCAGCGACTTCTTCGGGTTGGCCGAGGCGACCGAGGGGAATTTTGGAAGTCATGTAATCGAGTTGCTCTGGCTCCACATCTGCCAACAGTGGGGTTTCGATCAGAGCTGGCGAGACGCAGTTGACGCGGATATTGTCCTGGAGATGTTCTTTTGCCAGGACCTTGGTAAAACATATAATACCCGCTTTAGAGACCGAATAGGGTGCCATGCTGGGATTGCCTTCTTTACCTGCTATGGAAGCGACCGAGACGATAGCACCTTTTTTTTGTTTTAGCATAGGCGCGATTACGGCGCGCGAACACAGAAAAGTCCCCTTGAGATTGATATCGAAAACCTGGTCCCAATCCCCTTCCGTGAGATCTTTGACGGGCACATCGCGCCCTACAATGCCCGCGTTGTTGACGAGAATATCAATACACCCCCATGTATTGAGACATTCATCAATAGTATTTTGCACACCCTCGGCATTTGCAACATCGAGCGACAGTGCCAATGCATCTGTCCCGATTTCTCGAGCCGTTTCGCGTGCTCTGTCCAGATTGAGATCGGCAATCGCCACCCTTGCACCAGCCCCAGCAAGGCGTATGGCAATCGCTTTTCCAATACCCTGTGCGGCACCGGTAATAATGGCCGTTCTATTGGTGAGATTTTTGGGAATCATATTATTTCGGGTCCGGGTCGTCTGGTGGAACGGGGTGATCTTGCGATTTTAGCTCCGTTGGTGTGCTGTCAGACAAATAACCGCCATCGACATAGATGTTTTGGCCCGTGATATAGCGCGCATCTTCCGAAGCCAGAAAGGCGGCGACAGTTCCAATATCGCGGGTATATCCGCGAGCACCCCAGGGGATGCGTTTGCGGTAGGCTTCGATAACATCAGGCCCCAGTGAGGCTCCCATACCTTCGGATGCGATAGCACCCGGACCAATGGCATTGACATTGATTTTGTAAGGCGCGAGTTCCACGGCAAGGGTTCGCGTGAGCATGACCACGGCGGCTTTAGAGGGCTGATAGGCAGAAGCGTCGAAATGCGCGACTTCGGCCTGTACAGACGAGATATTAATAATTTTGCCACCTTGCTTGCGCGCTATCATGTCTTTGACAACAGCGCGACAGCAATAAAAAGGCCCATTGAGATTGACATCGAGAATGCGCTGCCACGCCTCATCCGTAATGGCTGTGACGCCACCGTCCTGGGGAATGTACACACCGGCATTATTGACCAGAATATCGATGCGCCCGAAGCGATCGAGCGCCTGTTGAACCATATTATCGGCCTGATTCGAGTCGGCCACATCTGCGGGGATGACAAGAGTCTCGCGTCCGAGGTCTTCGATCTGGTGTGCGGTGGTTTCGGCTGTTTCGGCAGTGAGATCGTTAACGGCAATATGCGCGCCTTCGCGACCCATTTCGAGCGCAATGGCTTTGCCAATGCCCGATCCCGCGCCCGTTATAAGCGCGATTTTGTTTTCGAGTTTCATGGAACCTCCCTGAGATTGTGTTCAAATGCAAAAAGGTCGGGTTGGACATCTTGTTGTATATACTCAATGAGTTTGCGACTGGTGCGGGAAAAAGCATAAGCATTGAAATCTGCGCCCACAACCCATGCGAGATTGTCGCAAGTGAGTGGACGCGCTTTACCTTTGACATAGCAGCACAGAAAAGTGTGCAAGGTAATGCTAAAGTGGGTAAAAGCGTGTTTGACCGTGCGGTACCGATCATTGATTTTGACGTCGATACCCGCGGTTTCTCTTATCCCGCGCCTGCAAGTATCTTGCAGAGATTCCCCGTCCTGTTGGGTTCCTGCTGGAAATTCCCAAAGCCCGCCGAGCAAGCCGTTTTGTGGGCGTTGGGTAATGAGCACTTTGTCATTGTGCCACACAATACCCGCGCACAGCGTGTAATGGGGACGCGGCTTCTTTTTTCCTTTCACGGGCAGACGCTGCGGATTACCAACTCTGTACGCTGCACAGTATTTTTGCACGGGACACTGATCGCACGCCGGGTTTTTGGCAGTGCAGACCATCGCGCCGAGTTCCATAACCGCCTGATTGTAGGTACCTGCTTCACCTTTTGGCAACAGAGCCTGGGCAAGATCCCACAGTCGGTTTTTGACGCGGGTTTGCGTGACATCGTCGCCGATATCAAAGAGACGCGTGAC harbors:
- a CDS encoding XTP/dITP diphosphatase; its protein translation is MPTLILATRNQGKRREIQDMLGSDIQVISLDAFPNAPEVIEDGETFEANAKKKAREIAKYTGLPALADDSGLVVDALNGAPGVYSARYAGGNATDEANSAKLIENLRRIPAKQRTARFCCAMALAKPDGRVQTTEATWKGRILTTPRGENGFGYDPLFFIPTHNCTSAELSSDEKNRISHRGQALRAILPCILDLFSASIP
- a CDS encoding VOC family protein translates to MTVEAKPNVKQAIPFFSVSNIKASVRFYVEGLGFEMIHKWEPDGRLRWCWLQCGDAALMLQEFRKEGRNSWVPEGKVGEGVSIVFMCEDALTIYRRIKHRGIEVSNPFVGNGMWVVSLNDPDGFSICFESDTDVPEGTEFSEV
- a CDS encoding SDR family NAD(P)-dependent oxidoreductase — protein: MIPKNLTNRTAIITGAAQGIGKAIAIRLAGAGARVAIADLNLDRARETAREIGTDALALSLDVANAEGVQNTIDECLNTWGCIDILVNNAGIVGRDVPVKDLTEGDWDQVFDINLKGTFLCSRAVIAPMLKQKKGAIVSVASIAGKEGNPSMAPYSVSKAGIICFTKVLAKEHLQDNIRVNCVSPALIETPLLADVEPEQLDYMTSKIPLGRLGQPEEVAAVVHFLASDDASFVTGQCYDVSGGRATY
- a CDS encoding SDR family NAD(P)-dependent oxidoreductase; this encodes MKLENKIALITGAGSGIGKAIALEMGREGAHIAVNDLTAETAETTAHQIEDLGRETLVIPADVADSNQADNMVQQALDRFGRIDILVNNAGVYIPQDGGVTAITDEAWQRILDVNLNGPFYCCRAVVKDMIARKQGGKIINISSVQAEVAHFDASAYQPSKAAVVMLTRTLAVELAPYKINVNAIGPGAIASEGMGASLGPDVIEAYRKRIPWGARGYTRDIGTVAAFLASEDARYITGQNIYVDGGYLSDSTPTELKSQDHPVPPDDPDPK
- the mutY gene encoding A/G-specific adenine glycosylase, which gives rise to MSRLDFKTQIAADLLTWYREHKRDLPWRQTDDPYRILLSEFMLQQTQVDTVIPYYHRFLDRFPTVFDLANASQDDVLKAWEGLGYYARARNLHKAAHSIAMDFGGTVPDTYDELKSLPGFGPYTTAAVLSIAYDRDHAVLDGNVIRVVTRLFDIGDDVTQTRVKNRLWDLAQALLPKGEAGTYNQAVMELGAMVCTAKNPACDQCPVQKYCAAYRVGNPQRLPVKGKKKPRPHYTLCAGIVWHNDKVLITQRPQNGLLGGLWEFPAGTQQDGESLQDTCRRGIRETAGIDVKINDRYRTVKHAFTHFSITLHTFLCCYVKGKARPLTCDNLAWVVGADFNAYAFSRTSRKLIEYIQQDVQPDLFAFEHNLREVP